Genomic DNA from Fimbriimonas ginsengisoli Gsoil 348:
CGAAGCGTGTCCACCTGACTGCGCAGTACCTGGCCCATGGTTCCGGGAACCGGATCGCGCACCCACGCCATCAGGCCGGAAAGTCCCAATTCCTTCAAATAGGCGAAAGAGAACCCCTCGGTAAGGCGGACGATCTCTTCGATCTCGGTTTCGTCGATCCGCGCCGCTTCCTCCCGCTGCCCGCTCGTCACCGTTAAGAACCGCAGACGCTCGGGCGGAGCCGGGAGGTCGAAGGTGATCTTGCGGTCGAAGCGGCTGGGCCGATCCAACAGGGCGGGATCCAATTTCTTCGGGTGGTTCGTCGTGGCCACAGTCAGAATCCCTTCGTTCTCCGCAAAGCCGTCCATCTCATTCAAAAAGAACGATCGGGATGCCTCGTCCACGAGCGAATCCAGATCCTCCAAGATCAGCAGACATGGCGCCACCGCGCGTGCCTTGGTAAAGACCGCCTCGATGCTTTGGGCCACCGTCCCCTTCGCCGGGCGGAAGCTCCGCACATACAGGCAAGGCCGGCCCAGCCGTTGGATCATCGCCTTGATGCAGTGGGTTTTTCCGTTGCCCGGCGGGCCCAGCAGCAAAATGCCCCGCTTCCATGCCACCCCGTATCGGGCATACAGGTCGCGAGCGGAAAAGAACCCGTCAAAGTCGGCCAGCAGCTCGTCGCGGAGCGAGTCGGCTAGGATCAGGCTGTCGAACGATGCGCTTTCGATTTGCTTCATCAAGAGCTTGTCGCGGCTCCAGGCCCCGCCGCGCCACACGAGGATCTCTCCGCGTACCTCGGCGCCCCAAGTGCACACCGCGGAAAAGAGGTCGTGCGCATCCTGCTCCCGCTCGGCAATCAGGAAGTGGCGCTCGGTATCGCAAAGCCCGTAGGTCAGGCTTAGGCAGTGCAGCCGCTTGCCCCGCCATAAAACTTCGTAAAAGGCGTTCCGCGGCTCCGTCCGCGCTTGGCGCTCGCGCGTGTCCCAGGTCATGTCGAGCTGGGCATGGGTCGCGTCCATCAGGTGGAGCGAGCACTTACCTTCCGCGGCGTAGCGGATAAGGTCGAAATCGGAATCATCGGTTTCGAGAATGTGTCGGTCCGAAAAGAGGTCGGCCAAACGACGACTGACGTCGTAGACCATCGCATCTTCCGGCAGCATCAAAGAATCGGAAATCAGTCTGGTTAAAGATCGCATCATACGGAGGCATGCCCATGCGGGGCAGTCGCTAAGAAAGCTCACGAACGGCCAGGGCCACGCGCGACCGCGAGATTCGCGGCAAGGGCGCGGGCAAAGAGGGCGCTACAGTTCGGAGAGGCGACGCATGACGGATCGATATGGTGGCAGATCGCCCGGTGCCGCTGTCAATACAAGCGCTTGGCTAAACCGCCGTGGCGGCTTCGGTCAGCGTCGACTCGCGCACCATCAGCGTTCCCTGCAGAGATACCGACTGCAGCGGAAGCTTGTCGTCCTTGATCCGGTTTATTAGCATTTCCAGGGCAGCCTGGCACATCGCCGGCACCGGACTGGCGACGGTGGTCAGCGTGGGAATCGTAACCCCGCCGATATCGGTTCCGTCTCCACCCACCACGGCAAAATCGTCCGGGCAACGGAGTCCCAGGTCGGCCATCCCCCGGATCGCCGCGATCGCGATGCCGTCATCCTGGCAGAAAAATCCGTCGGGCCGATTGGCCGATTCGCCGGCTCGCCTCGCCGCCAGCCGCGCCGCCTCGTAATCGCCGCCCGCCACCTCGATTCTCCACGGCTCGGCTCCCAAGGCGCTCATCGCGCGGTCGTAGGCCGCGCCGAAGGAGCTCATCCGGTCGGGAGCGCCGGGAGTGCCGATGAAGGCGATCCGCCGCCGTCCGGTGGAGGTCAAGTGTCGCATCGCCTCGGCCGCGCCGGCGGCGATGTCGACCCACACATGGTCCAGGCTAGTGTTCACCTCGGTGCCCACGCTCACAATCGGGATATGGCTGGGAATGTCGCCGCTGGCGATCACCTCGGGGGTGTCCATCACAAAGACGCCGTCGACGGGCCAGTCCATCGCTCGTCGAAACATGCCGGGGCGCGAGGGAGAAACAAGCACCTGGTAGCCGATCGCCTGGCACGCCTCGACAAGGGTGTGGAACACGTAGGAGTAGTGCGGCGATCGGATCTGTGGCACGCACACCGACAAAATCTGGGTTCGGCCGCTCACCAGCGCCCGCGCCGCCATATTCGGCCGGTACCCAAGCTCGCGAGCCACCTTGAATACCCGCTGCCTGGTCGCCTCGGGGATCGCGACGTCCTTGCGTTCATTCAGCACGAATGACACCGTCGCATGCGACAGGTTAAGTTGCTTGGCAATATCGCGAAGTGTTACGGGCATCTATCGAATCTCGAGTTCTTGCGGCACACAGGCTGGAACCTTGTCATTGTAACGACCTTAACAAGGCCGTAGGTCCCGGCAGAGCGAATTGGGTCTATTTACTGGGTAGGCAAATTTACCGACCGACGAATGCGGAACGATCTTCCGACCGAAGCGAACTCCTAAAGTGGAACAATCGTCTCGTGCCTTCCATGATCCCCGCAATCCTCATGCTCGTCGGGCAGACCGGAACTGGCCTCCCGCACGAGGTTACCAAGTCGACGCAGTTCAAAGCTGGAACCTACCGGCTTACGCAACCAATCGTCGTCTCCGGCGTCAACGTCGTCCTCGATGGCGGCGGGGCCACATTGCTCGGTAACGGCGCCGGCGTTGGCATCCAAATTCAAAAAGGATCCAATGTAACCGTGAAGAACCTTAAGATCAAAGGTTTCCGGTGGGGGCTCGTAGCGGAAGGCTCGGCCGGACTCAAGCTGATCTCCGTCGACTCTTCCGGCAATCAAAACTATCCTGAAGCGGCGGCCGGAAAGGTCGTCATGGATATGGAAGGGGGGAAGGAGCCGGATTACGGGGGCGGAATCCTCCTTCGCGGCGTCTCCGGCGGCCTCCTGCAAGGGATCCACGCCCACGGCCAGTGGAACGGTCTCACCCTCTCCGGCTGCACTACCACCGTCGTCGAGCGTAGCGATTTCTCCAAGAATGACGATACCGGCATCCATCTCTGGGCTTCCAGCGATAACGAAATTCGGGATTGCCGCATCACATGGATCGGCATCGGCATGGCGAAGAACGGCTCGTTCGCCCACAAGGGAGGCGACCAGGCCGGAATCCTCCTCGAGCACGACTCGAGCCGGAACAAGGTTCTCCGCAACAACCTCGTCCATTGCGTTGGCGATGGAGTGTTCCTCCGCGCGAACGAGCTTGCGCCGGTTCCCGCGGCCGAGGCCAAGAAGCAGGGAGCGGCAAGCGTCGGCGACAATCCAGTGCTCCTGCCGACCCACCCGTCGAACGACAATCTCTTCCAAGAAAACGACGCGAGCTTCGCCGAGGACGCTAATTCGTTCGAGAGCGATTTCTGCTCCGGCAACCAATTCATCAAGAACGTGGCCGCGTACTCCAATTACGGCTTTTGGCTTGGCTTCAGCCGGAATGCCACGGTTCGAGGAAACTTGGTGGTCGGCAACAAGACCCGAGGATTGCAGCTCGATAACGGCTGGGCCAACGTGGTGGAAGGGAATACGTTCATTCGCGACTACGGCTCGCCCACCGCCATGTACTTCTCGGACGAGGAGGCGAACGCCACTCACCCGAACCACGGCGCGCAAAACCGAAGCGGAGACATCCGGATCTTCGACAACGTTTTCATCGGACACGCGCGCCCTTTCCACTTCATAAATTCAAGCCCCGCGACGGTTCAGTCGAATACGTGGATCTACTCCGGCGCCCTGGAGCCCACGATCACGGAAGACGCAATCGCCGAGGTAACGGGAACTCGACCGCTATTCATCGGCAACGGCGCCGAAAAACACACCGGGCCAGACTTCATTCCCTCTCTGGGAAACGCAGCCTCGGTCCCCTCCATGTTCGATACGGTGGGCGGAGTTTCCATCCTCCGTCTCGAACCGAAGGCGAAGTCCGCCATCGTGGAAGCGTCGCTCACCGGAGTTTTCGATGGTGAAGAATTCGAACTGGGCCGTCTAGAAGGCCCTGGCCGACTTTGCTTTCCTAGCCGGCCGGCCCGGTTTATCCGGGTTCGTGGCGCGGCCGCGAGCCCCTCGGCTTTCCTCGCCCTTTTCGGCGACCAGTCGTTGGCCAAGGCGCATGCCACCACTTCCAGTTCCGGCAGGAAGCTGAGCGATTTCGCCGTGGATGGCGACTGGGACACCCCGGAGCTTTCTTGGCGGCCGGATGAGAAGATCGGAGAGAACCTGCAGGTCGACCTGCATCGCCCGTGCCTGGTCGATGGCTTCGCCATCGCCTCAAACGTCGTGAACCCCCATGACTTCTGGTCGAAGTTTCACATCGAGGTCTCCGAGTCCGGCCTCTTCTCCGGCGAAGAGAAAACGGTGCTTACCGAAGCCGACTGGGATCATCGTCCGGGTCCGGTCAGGGTTTACCGAATCCCACCGATTCGAGCTCGCTTCGTGAGGATCGTAGGCGACGTCGCTCAGAAGTGGGTTCAGCTCCAAGAATTTGGTGTGTATGGGACGGAAGAGTAATCCAACCCTATTTGCATCTAGATCCTAAGTGATCTATTATTTGTCGGATGCCACATCCTGGATTCGACACTTCCGATTACCCGGGCGATGACCACATGAGGACTTGGAAAGCTCATTCGCCGTACGAATGGGTCGGGTATTACCTAGGCGGCCCTTGCCATAGCGACCACTCATGGCGTGGCAAGCGTGCCTTTATCGAGGAGCTCGGATTCCACATCCTTCCCGTCTTCGTCGGAAACCAGGGTGGAACCGGCTGTGGCCACGGCAACCTCACCCCCGCTCGCGGAGCTCAAGATGGAAAGGATGCGGTTGCCGCGATGGCGGCCGACGGTTTCCCGCACCTCCGGTACGTGTACCTTGATGTCGAGCCGGTCGACGTCGTCACCAGTGTCCAACAAGATTACATTCGAGCTTGGATCGAGTCGGTGCTTCAAGACGCCCGGTACCTCCCGGCTATGTATCTTCACCGAAAGAACGCGGACGTCCTGCGGAACATCCTCACCCAGGAGCTGCACGCGCACGGCCACCATGCTCCCGCGCGGATGTGGGTCTGCGGCG
This window encodes:
- a CDS encoding AAA family ATPase translates to MLPEDAMVYDVSRRLADLFSDRHILETDDSDFDLIRYAAEGKCSLHLMDATHAQLDMTWDTRERQARTEPRNAFYEVLWRGKRLHCLSLTYGLCDTERHFLIAEREQDAHDLFSAVCTWGAEVRGEILVWRGGAWSRDKLLMKQIESASFDSLILADSLRDELLADFDGFFSARDLYARYGVAWKRGILLLGPPGNGKTHCIKAMIQRLGRPCLYVRSFRPAKGTVAQSIEAVFTKARAVAPCLLILEDLDSLVDEASRSFFLNEMDGFAENEGILTVATTNHPKKLDPALLDRPSRFDRKITFDLPAPPERLRFLTVTSGQREEAARIDETEIEEIVRLTEGFSFAYLKELGLSGLMAWVRDPVPGTMGQVLRSQVDTLRRQMKTTKPKPIVEEEDDDG
- a CDS encoding LacI family DNA-binding transcriptional regulator; translation: MPVTLRDIAKQLNLSHATVSFVLNERKDVAIPEATRQRVFKVARELGYRPNMAARALVSGRTQILSVCVPQIRSPHYSYVFHTLVEACQAIGYQVLVSPSRPGMFRRAMDWPVDGVFVMDTPEVIASGDIPSHIPIVSVGTEVNTSLDHVWVDIAAGAAEAMRHLTSTGRRRIAFIGTPGAPDRMSSFGAAYDRAMSALGAEPWRIEVAGGDYEAARLAARRAGESANRPDGFFCQDDGIAIAAIRGMADLGLRCPDDFAVVGGDGTDIGGVTIPTLTTVASPVPAMCQAALEMLINRIKDDKLPLQSVSLQGTLMVRESTLTEAATAV
- a CDS encoding right-handed parallel beta-helix repeat-containing protein, with amino-acid sequence MIPAILMLVGQTGTGLPHEVTKSTQFKAGTYRLTQPIVVSGVNVVLDGGGATLLGNGAGVGIQIQKGSNVTVKNLKIKGFRWGLVAEGSAGLKLISVDSSGNQNYPEAAAGKVVMDMEGGKEPDYGGGILLRGVSGGLLQGIHAHGQWNGLTLSGCTTTVVERSDFSKNDDTGIHLWASSDNEIRDCRITWIGIGMAKNGSFAHKGGDQAGILLEHDSSRNKVLRNNLVHCVGDGVFLRANELAPVPAAEAKKQGAASVGDNPVLLPTHPSNDNLFQENDASFAEDANSFESDFCSGNQFIKNVAAYSNYGFWLGFSRNATVRGNLVVGNKTRGLQLDNGWANVVEGNTFIRDYGSPTAMYFSDEEANATHPNHGAQNRSGDIRIFDNVFIGHARPFHFINSSPATVQSNTWIYSGALEPTITEDAIAEVTGTRPLFIGNGAEKHTGPDFIPSLGNAASVPSMFDTVGGVSILRLEPKAKSAIVEASLTGVFDGEEFELGRLEGPGRLCFPSRPARFIRVRGAAASPSAFLALFGDQSLAKAHATTSSSGRKLSDFAVDGDWDTPELSWRPDEKIGENLQVDLHRPCLVDGFAIASNVVNPHDFWSKFHIEVSESGLFSGEEKTVLTEADWDHRPGPVRVYRIPPIRARFVRIVGDVAQKWVQLQEFGVYGTEE
- a CDS encoding glycoside hydrolase domain-containing protein yields the protein MPHPGFDTSDYPGDDHMRTWKAHSPYEWVGYYLGGPCHSDHSWRGKRAFIEELGFHILPVFVGNQGGTGCGHGNLTPARGAQDGKDAVAAMAADGFPHLRYVYLDVEPVDVVTSVQQDYIRAWIESVLQDARYLPAMYLHRKNADVLRNILTQELHAHGHHAPARMWVCGGPASFSINDVPGRSTVPDAFAWQGELDTNHTFGGVTIHIDQSVSLTPTPGE